The following are from one region of the Etheostoma spectabile isolate EspeVRDwgs_2016 chromosome 2, UIUC_Espe_1.0, whole genome shotgun sequence genome:
- the si:dkeyp-75b4.8 gene encoding lipopolysaccharide-induced tumor necrosis factor-alpha factor homolog isoform X1, with translation MEPPSYEEATLHPSGPGTAALITSYHSSLTNPSTPPPTYVEAVTTQPDSFPVLTLPTAGTSRSQNTGLITHQLTQIGASDRRRQPQPTVVVTQPQPVPVLITHLGDIPGLVSCPHCHHVVTSKVTYVPGNVAWCMCLLITLMGFICGCCLIPFGLRSLQDVHHSCPRCGKHLGIYKR, from the exons ATGGAACCACCTTCATATGAGGAGGCCACTCTCCACCCTTCTGGTCCGGGCACAGCAGCACTTATCACCTCCTACCACTCCTCTCTCACCAACCCTTCAACACCTCCTCCCACCTATGTAGAAGCGG taACAACCCAGCCAGATTCTTTTCCTGTACTGACTCTGCCAACGGCTGGGACGTCCCGTTCACAAAACACTGGACTCATAACCCATCAACTTACACAAA TTGGAGCTTCTGACAGACGCAGACAACCCCAGCCAACAGTAGTCGTAACGCAACCGCAGCCTGTCCCCGTCTTAATAACACATCTGGGAGACATCCCTGGTCTGGTATCCTGCCCACACTGTCACCATGTGGTCACCTCTAAAGTCACATACGTGCCTGGGAACGTTGCCTGGTGCATGTGTTTGCTTATCACACTGATGGG gtTCATCTGTGGCTGCTGTCTGATTCCGTTTGGGCTACGAAGTCTTCAAGATGTCCATCATTCCTGCCCACGGTGTGGAAAGCATTTGGGCATATACAAAAGATGA
- the percc1 gene encoding protein PERCC1 has translation MAADIMRNFLVQAPTPAFFPLIFQYSPCKEDEDVEMLEEKPEVREDEEEREQLLRFADLISRDIQRYFGRCSGDQEACDIYSDSVSVTTSGRLRYYDDLLKIARAGSSEEQENSLVTCADDQGVGVSKGNSSLGPLAELFNHRVPSQGRSRPMIKRHLPLSFWTEPVPYCSLVGFSNTPVVTHTNSDTPSQDTTHTDASTHMHYSPLPHHNTHTLDSTQPDFSDLLANWDPNPELTHTLTENTHMQH, from the exons ATGGCAGCAGACATCATGAGAAACTTCCTCGTCCAGGCCCCGACTCCAGCCTTCTTCCCCCTGATTTTCCAATACTCTCCATGCAAGGAAGACGAAGATGTGGAAATGCTAGAGGAAAAGCCAGAAGTGAGGGAAgatgaggaagaaagagag CAGCTGCTCAGGTTTGCAGATCTCATCAGCCGTGACATCCAGCGGTACTTTGGTCGCTGCTCTGGTGATCAAGAAGCTTGTGACATTTACAGCGACTCGGTCTCCGTCACAACCAGCGGGCGTCTGCGTTACTATGACGACCTGCTGAAAATCGCAAGAGCGGGAAGTTCGGAGGAGCAAGAAAACAGCCTGGTGACTTGTGCTGATGATCAAGGAGTCGGGGTTTCTAAGGGCAACAGCAGTTTGGGGCCCCTGGCTGAATTGTTCAACCACAGGGTCCCGAGTCAGGGCCGCAGCCGACCAATGATCAAGCGGCATCTCCCACTCAGTTTCTGGACTGAGCCAGTCCCCTACTGCTCTCTGGTTGGTTTCAGCAACACACCTgtcgtcacacacacaaacagtgacaCACCTTCAcaggacaccacacacacagacgctagcacacacatgcactacaGCCCACTCccacatcacaacacacacacccttgacAGCACTCAGCCGGACTTCAGTGACTTGCTGGCCAACTGGGATCCAAACCCggagctcacacacacactgacggagaacacacacatgcagcattAA
- the si:dkeyp-75b4.8 gene encoding lipopolysaccharide-induced tumor necrosis factor-alpha factor homolog isoform X2 — MEPPSYEEATLHPSGPGTPSTPPPTYVEAVTTQPDSFPVLTLPTAGTSRSQNTGLITHQLTQIGASDRRRQPQPTVVVTQPQPVPVLITHLGDIPGLVSCPHCHHVVTSKVTYVPGNVAWCMCLLITLMGFICGCCLIPFGLRSLQDVHHSCPRCGKHLGIYKR; from the exons ATGGAACCACCTTCATATGAGGAGGCCACTCTCCACCCTTCTGGTCCGGGCAC CCCTTCAACACCTCCTCCCACCTATGTAGAAGCGG taACAACCCAGCCAGATTCTTTTCCTGTACTGACTCTGCCAACGGCTGGGACGTCCCGTTCACAAAACACTGGACTCATAACCCATCAACTTACACAAA TTGGAGCTTCTGACAGACGCAGACAACCCCAGCCAACAGTAGTCGTAACGCAACCGCAGCCTGTCCCCGTCTTAATAACACATCTGGGAGACATCCCTGGTCTGGTATCCTGCCCACACTGTCACCATGTGGTCACCTCTAAAGTCACATACGTGCCTGGGAACGTTGCCTGGTGCATGTGTTTGCTTATCACACTGATGGG gtTCATCTGTGGCTGCTGTCTGATTCCGTTTGGGCTACGAAGTCTTCAAGATGTCCATCATTCCTGCCCACGGTGTGGAAAGCATTTGGGCATATACAAAAGATGA
- the pdia2 gene encoding protein disulfide-isomerase A2 — protein MYCGCPYTSRGTRAEANMKRHTLLTLTLLGLLLWPSCIRADDTDAKQTETQEDASKERDSEETEENPGEEEDTNESPKKEKTTEIEEEKDVLVLHINNFARALSENQYLLVEFYAPWCGHCKQLEPLYAEVAGKLKEEEAAAAMRLAKVDATEETELAEEFEIGGFPTLKLFVNGDRKQPVDYTGKRTAIGIIQWMKRRAGPGAPVLDSADSAAQFVDSHNVTVVGFFDNLESEAAKAFKELALEITDTELAVSASPEVFQEYEVKANTVVLFKKFDDGRADFSLSEEGKLDKKNLTNFINENSLELLIPFSKESADKIFTSSILLHTLLIINSSVESQKAIVEDCRTIAKEFKGKMLFVVIDVTEALSNVLNYFGVSESDAPTACLIKMDTGKKFRIGAGELTTSSLRQLCRDVVDGTAKPYYRSEEIPEDWNKGPVKVLVGKNFESVALDPTKNVFVEFYAPWCAHCKELTPIWEQLGEKYADKDDIIIAKMDSTTNEVESVTIQGFPTLKYFPAGDKEVVDYTGKRDLETLSKFLDNGGVMPEGESAEEEDEDDDEDDDDKEGDSKVDEEADESAEVPTNGTSKDEL, from the exons ATGTACTGTGGGTGTCCATACACGAGCAGAGGTACCAGAGCAGAAGCAAACATGAAGAGACACACACTTTTGACCCTAACTCTGCTGGGCCTGCTGCTGTGGCCCTCCTGCATCCGGGCCGACGACACAGACGccaaacagacagaaacacaagaaGACGCATCGAAGGAGAGAGATTCAGAGGAGACAGAAGAGAAtccaggagaggaggaggacaccAATGAGTCaccaaagaaagagaaaacaacagagatagaggaggagaaagatgtGTTGGTTCTCCACATCAACAACTTTGCCAGAGCACTCAGCGAGAATCAGTATCTACTGGTTGAATTCT atgCTCCCTGGTGTGGCCACTGCAAACAGCTGGAGCCTCTTTACGCAGAGGTTGCTGGGAagctgaaggaggaagaagcagcagcagcgatGCGTTTGGCCAAGGTGGACGCCACCGAAGAGACGGAGCTGGCAGAAGAGTTTGAGATCGGCGGCTTCCCAACTCTGAAACTGTTTGTTAACGGAGACCGCAAACAGCCTGTCGACTACACTG GTAAGAGGACAGCAATTGGAATAATCCAGTGGATGAAGCGCCGTGCAGGCCCCGGTGCTCCGGTGCTCGACTCTGCAGACTCTGCAGCTCAGTTCGTCGATTCCCATAATGTCACCGTTGTAGGATTCTTTGAT aATCTGGAAAGCGAGGCGGCCAAGGCGTTCAAGGAGCTTGCTTTGGAGATTACTGACACAGAGTTAGCTGTGTCAGCTAGTCCGGAGGTTTTCCAGGAGTATGAAGTAAAAGCCAACACAGTGGTGCTtttcaaaaag tTTGATGACGGCAGAGCAGACTTTTCATTGTCAGAAGAAGGGAAGCTGGACAAAAAGAATCTGACTAACTTCATCAATGAAAACAGCCTGGAGCTGCTCATCCCATTCAGCAAGgag AGTGCAGATAAAATCTTCACCTCCAGCATCCTCCTGCACACTCTGCTGATCATCAATTCCTCAGTGGAGAGTCAGAAAGCCATAGTGGAAGATTGCAGGACCATTGCCAAAGAGTTCAAgggcaag ATGCTGTTTGTTGTGATTGACGTAACAGAAGCCCTGTCTAATGTGCTGAATTATTTCGGCGTGTCCGAGAGCGACGCCCCCACTGCATGCTTGATCAAAATGGACACAGGGAAGAAGTTCCGCATTGGTGCCGGGGAGCTTACCACAAGTTCACTGAGACAGTTGTGCCGAGACGTTGTGGACGGCACTGCCAAG CCCTACTATCGGTCTGAGGAGATTCCAGAGGACTGGAATAAAGGACCGGTTAAAGTCCTGGTGGGGAAGAATTTTGAGTCTGTTGCTCTGGACCCGACCAAAAACGTCTTTGTGGAGTTCT atgctCCATGGTGTGCACACTGTAAGGAACTGACTCCCATCTGGGAACAGCTGGGCGAAAAGTATGCTGACAAAGATGACATCATCATAGCCAAAATGGACTCCACAACCAACGAGGTGGAGTCTGTGACCATCCAGGGATTCCCAACGCTCAAATACTTCCCAGCTGGTGACAAAGAG GTGGTTGACTACACTGGAAAGAGGGATCTGGAGACCCTGTCTAAGTTCCTGGATAATGGAGGAGTGATGCCTGAGGGTGAAAGTGCTGAGGAAgaagatgaggatgatgatgaagatgacgaTGATAAGGAAGGTGACAGCAAGGTTGATGag gagGCCGATGAGTCTGCAGAGGTTCCTACCAATGGAACATCTAAAGATGAGCTGTGA
- the si:dkeyp-75b4.8 gene encoding lipopolysaccharide-induced tumor necrosis factor-alpha factor homolog isoform X3 produces MEPPSYEEATLHPSGPGNPSTPPPTYVEAVTTQPDSFPVLTLPTAGTSRSQNTGLITHQLTQIGASDRRRQPQPTVVVTQPQPVPVLITHLGDIPGLVSCPHCHHVVTSKVTYVPGNVAWCMCLLITLMGFICGCCLIPFGLRSLQDVHHSCPRCGKHLGIYKR; encoded by the exons ATGGAACCACCTTCATATGAGGAGGCCACTCTCCACCCTTCTGGTCCGGG CAACCCTTCAACACCTCCTCCCACCTATGTAGAAGCGG taACAACCCAGCCAGATTCTTTTCCTGTACTGACTCTGCCAACGGCTGGGACGTCCCGTTCACAAAACACTGGACTCATAACCCATCAACTTACACAAA TTGGAGCTTCTGACAGACGCAGACAACCCCAGCCAACAGTAGTCGTAACGCAACCGCAGCCTGTCCCCGTCTTAATAACACATCTGGGAGACATCCCTGGTCTGGTATCCTGCCCACACTGTCACCATGTGGTCACCTCTAAAGTCACATACGTGCCTGGGAACGTTGCCTGGTGCATGTGTTTGCTTATCACACTGATGGG gtTCATCTGTGGCTGCTGTCTGATTCCGTTTGGGCTACGAAGTCTTCAAGATGTCCATCATTCCTGCCCACGGTGTGGAAAGCATTTGGGCATATACAAAAGATGA